In the Ricinus communis isolate WT05 ecotype wild-type chromosome 3, ASM1957865v1, whole genome shotgun sequence genome, ACTATTTTCTTTAACTCTCTGTTCGACACAACTATCCATGATCGCACCTCCATCTCGTCAGTGTAAAAAACCAACCCCTGCATCCGCgatcaccaccaccaccaccaccgtTACATCAAGCAAGCTGAAGCTGGTATGCAGATTCAATGGAGCATTCCACGTAAAGGCAACATCAACGAAGATTATCTACATTGGTGGGGAGACACGTATTATATCCGTCGAGAGGAACATGGACTTGCCAAAACTCCGTTTTAGAATATCCCAACTTTGCCCTAATTTACATTCTTTCTCACTCAAGTACCACCTTCCTGTTTCCGGGTCAGGATTAGGGTCCGAACCTAAGGATTCTCCTTTAGTTTCGATTTTATCAGACGACGACGTCTTGTGTATGATTAAGGAGTATGATAAGTTGGAGTTGTACGGTAAGCATGCTAGGCTTTGGATATATGTGTGTAGTTGTGACAGTAATAATGAATGTGATCCACATAATTACAGTGATATTTCATTGAGGAAAATGAACAAATTACTGGCCAAACAATGGCCTTTGAATCTAAGGGATGGAAATTTGCATGTGCAGAATAATGGTTCAGTGAATTTGAATCATTTGCATAATTTGATGTCTGATCATGTGGACGCTAAGCAGGATTTACGACGGAATTATTATCACAATGGAATTCGAAACCAGCGGGACCATCATCAAAGTGTTGGATTGGATGGAAGGGTTTCAGTGGGAAAATGCTATTATGGGCTTAGGGCAAAATCAAACATTTCAAAGCAGGGACAATGTTTGAGAtcattttatttctctaaaaATTCAGGTTGTACACGGAATTTGAGTGAAGGAAGAAAAAGCCTGCTACATTCAAGTTTTTACGTATCAAGAGAGAAGAGTGGCTCTGCTGTCTCATTGTTTGGAAATTCAAAGTCCAGAGCTTGTGATTTTGCTCATGTGGAGAACATGGAATGCCAACAAGATCTCTTGACTGGTTCCCCATATAAACCGCATGAAGTTCCATATCAGAGTGTTTGTAATGAGCTACTCTCATTTAGCCAGCAGAAGGCTGACAACATCTCTGTTGTATATTGTGATTTGCAATCTAGCAATGTTCCTACAGCTGAATGCGAAATGGGTAAAGGAATTGCATCTTCGGTAGAGCTTTTGGATAACTTGTCATTATCATCAAAAAGAGTGGAACCTCCTGTTCCTTCTGTTGCTAATAATGATTTTGCTACTTCTTTGTTAACGAGTAAATCAAAGCATTTAAATCTTCTGGATGGAAACATTAGCACAGGCCCTGAAGCAGAAAAATCAAATGCAGACACATTGCATTCTTCTGCGTTTAATGCAATTGGCGTAGAGAAGGTACCCCTCTAAGCAcacttttt is a window encoding:
- the LOC8275839 gene encoding serine/threonine-protein kinase A-Raf produces the protein MIAPPSRQCKKPTPASAITTTTTTVTSSKLKLVCRFNGAFHVKATSTKIIYIGGETRIISVERNMDLPKLRFRISQLCPNLHSFSLKYHLPVSGSGLGSEPKDSPLVSILSDDDVLCMIKEYDKLELYGKHARLWIYVCSCDSNNECDPHNYSDISLRKMNKLLAKQWPLNLRDGNLHVQNNGSVNLNHLHNLMSDHVDAKQDLRRNYYHNGIRNQRDHHQSVGLDGRVSVGKCYYGLRAKSNISKQGQCLRSFYFSKNSGCTRNLSEGRKSLLHSSFYVSREKSGSAVSLFGNSKSRACDFAHVENMECQQDLLTGSPYKPHEVPYQSVCNELLSFSQQKADNISVVYCDLQSSNVPTAECEMGKGIASSVELLDNLSLSSKRVEPPVPSVANNDFATSLLTSKSKHLNLLDGNISTGPEAEKSNADTLHSSAFNAIGVEKSETREGIKCSKLMGGISDDLATRQLQTIKNSDLEHIKELGSGAYGTVYYGKWKGSDVAIKRIKPSCFTEGSMAKDRLVADFWKEAHILGQLHHPNIVAFYGVVTDGPANNLGTVTEYMVNGSLKQVFRRKDRTVDRRKRTILAMDAAIGMEYLHEKNIVHFDLKSPNLLVNMRDPLRPVCKIGDLGLSKIKKRTLVSGGVRGTIPWMAPELLNSNNKMVTEKVDVYSFGIVMWELLTGEEPYADLRSEEIIAGIIKGILRPEVPSWCDPAWRSLMERCWSSDAKSRPAFSEIAKELRAMSAAMNIK